TATATAATTCTCATAAATATCAATTTATATTACATTTTTAATAATGAAAAATAAATGACATTTTCTATATTTTTAAAACAACAGAAACTAAAACTGCTTCTGAAAATAATAAAATCCTTCAAACAAACTAACAACAAGACATTGAAATACAACACATTAAATCATTAACAATAAATTAATATTTAAAATGTCTACTTTTTTAGTGGACTAATAAAAATTAAATTATATATTTGCAAACGTATTCAGGAAATAGAACAAAATGAAGGCAGAATTAAACAATAATTCAATTAAGAAACATACCATCAAAAACATGATGAAGGATATGTGTATGCCTATACATCAAGAATACTGTGGTTGACCTTACTTTTATTTAGATATATTTTAAAGGCTTTACCACGCGGTAGAGCCTTTTTTCATTGAATACAACAACATTAAAAAAATAAAAATGAGCAATTCTAAAAACAAATGGTTGATTCCATTGGCGTTTACAAACATCTATGTGATATGGGGAATTACGTTTTTAGCTATTTCATTTGGCTTAAAAGGTTTTCCGCCATTCATTCTTTCGGGGTTAAGATTTCTGGTTGCCGGAATTCTGATGATAGGATATCTTCTTTCCAAGGGGGAAAAAGCAAATTCTCTGATCAACTGGAAGAAAAATGCCATTACCGGGATTCTTATTCTTACCGGAGGTACCGGGCTGGTGGCCTGGGGAGAACAGTATGTAACAGCTTCCGAAGCAGCAATCTCTATTGCAACAGGACCGTTCTGGTTCATTGCTATTGATAAAAAGAACTGGAAATATTATTTTTCGGATAAATTTATTCCGATAGGATTGGTGATTGGTTTTGTAGGATTGGTAATGTTTTTAAAAGGAAGTGTAAATTCGAATGCTCATGCAATGGCTGACGGAAGCCTGCGTATTACTGCATTTATAGTTTTGGGATTAAGCTCTATTGCCTGGGTACTGGGTTCTTTATATTCAAAGAAAAATCCGGCTTCTCAATCTACGTTTATGAATATTGCGCAACAGCTTATAGTAGCGGGATTAGCCTCTTTTATTATTGCTTTTTTCAGAAAAGAATGGACTGGCTTTTCAGTTTCTGCTGTTCCGTTATCAGCATGGTTTGGGGTTCTATTTTTGATCTTCTTTGGATCGATAGTCGCTTATTTGTCGTACATTTGGCTTCTGTCCGTAAAACCCGCTGCCTTGGTAAGCACCCATACCTACATCAATCCTATTGTAACAGTGATTGCAGGCTGGATTATTGCCAACCAAAGCATCAATGGAGGTCAGCTGTATGGTTTATTCATCATATTGCTGGGAGTACTTCTAACCAATGTCACCAAGTATTTCAGACTTTCAAAACGGTCAAAGGTCAAAATCAGAAGAGTTAAGAGATTTTTAAACAGAACAGGCAGAGGATACCAGCCTATTTAATTTAAATAGTATATAGAAACAGAATGATAGAAATCAAAAACATTTCAAAAACATTTCATCAGAAAAAGCAGTCTTTCAAAGCACTGGATAAGGTGAGTCTTACTATAGATAAAGGAGATATCGTAGGAATCATAGGATTTTCGGGAGCAGGAAAAAGTACCCTGATCCGTACTGTAAATCTATTGGAAAGACCGGATGAAGGACAGATTATTATTAATGGAAAAGATTTTACCAAGCTTAGCTCTAAACAGCTGGCTGACGAACGCAAAAAAATCGGAATGATCTTCCAGCATTTCAATCTTCTTTCTTCAAGAACTGTTTTTGATAATGTAGCGCTTCCTCTGGAACTAGACAATACCAGCAAAGACGAAATCAACAGAAAAGTAAATGAATTGCTGAAAATCGTAGGACTTGAAGATAAAGCCAACGATTACCCTAAAAGCCTTTCAGGAGGGCAGAAACAAAGAGTAGCTATTGCCAGAGCATTAGCCAATAATCCTCACCTTCTGCTTTGTGATGAAGCCACCAGTGCGCTGGATCCGGCTACCACACAATCTATTCTGCAGCTTTTAAGAGATATTAATCAGAGGCTGGGAATTACCATCCTTTTAATTACCCACGAAATGGAAGTCATCAAAGCAGTCTGCAACCACGTTGCTGTGATCGACAAAGGAAAATTATTAACAAAAGGAACTGTAAGCGAGATTATTTCGGACAAAGAGAACCCGATCATCCGCCAGTTCATCAATTCAGACATCATGACCCTGCCACAGGAATTTATTAACAGACTTCAGAAAGAACCCAAAGATGGTTTATTTCCGCTTGTCGAAATAGAACTTAACGAAAACATAAGTGTTGAACAAATTCTTTCAGCACTTTACAACCAATATAAAATCCCTTATAAATTGTTAAAGGCAGACGTAGAGTATTTTGGAGATTCCAATTTCGGTAAACTACTTTTGCAGCTTCAGGGTGAAGCCGAAGAAAACCAACAGGCGATCTATTATTTCAATCAAAATAAAATTCAAAATACAGTAAAAGGATATGCTTAGTGATACGGTAATTGCCCTTTTGGCAAAAGGAACCTGGGAAACGGTTTACATGACATTTTTATCCGGATTTTTTGGATTTGTATTGGGACTTCCGGTTGGGATTATGCTGTTTTTAACCAGAAAAGATCAACTGTTGGAAAATGCTTTGTATCATAGAGGTCTTTCTATTTTGGTTAATATTTTCCGAGCAATTCCCTTCATTATTTTAATTGTATGGATGATTCCTTTTACAAGAGTTTTAGCAGGGACTTCTATTGGAGTGAATGCAGCTTTGGTTCCTCTAAGTGTGGGAGCTGCTCCGTTTATTGCAAGACTTGTAGAGAACAGCCTTATTGAGGTTCCTCATGGTCTCATAGAAACGGCAAGAGCACTGGGAGCTTCTCCGTTACAGATTATAAGAAAAGTATTGCTGCCTGAGGCACTTCCTTCATTAATCAACAATGCTACTATCACTTTGATTACTCTGGTAGGTTACTCTGCAATGGGTGGTGCTGTAGGAGCAGGAGGACTTGGACAGGTAGGTTACCAATATGGATATATCGGGTATGATATTGTTATTATGAATACCGTTTTAATTTTGCTTGTTCTTTTGGTTTTCATCATCCAGTTTATGGGCGACAGATTGTCAAAAAGATTTGATCACAGGTAGTTTTGAGTTGGAGAGAAAATGAGTTGGAGAGTTTGAGCAGGTTAGAGTTCACTCATCCTTCATTTTTTACCTCAATATCATTTAAAATAAAAAATAGAATGAAAAAAATAAAGATTTTTGGTTTTTTGGCTGCGGGAATGTTACTGCTCACTGCCTGTTCGGGAAGAAAAGATGACCCGAACTTTATCCGTGTAGGAATTACTTACGGTCCGGAACAGGAAATTGCCGAGGTTGCCAAAAAAGTAGCTAAAGAAAAGTACAATCTGGAAGTGGAACTTATTCCTTTTAATGATTATGTAGTTCCCAATGAAGCACTGACTAACGGAGATATTGATGCCAATGCTTTTCAGCATATTCCTTATTTAACAGAACAATCAAAGCAAAGAGGTTACAATCTTGTACCGGTAGGAAATACATTTGTTTATCCTATTGTGGCCTATTCAAAAAGATTAAAAATATCAGTGAATTAAAAGAAGGCAATACGATTGTTATTCCCAATGATCCTACCAATGGAGGACGTTCTTTACTTCTTCTTCAGAAAAGTGGTCTGCTGAAATTGAAAGACGGTGTCGGGCTTCTCCCTAAAGTAACAGATATCACGGAAAATCCGAAACAGCTGAAAATTATGGAAATTGAAGGAGCACAGATTCCAAGGGTTTTGGAAGACAGAGATGTTGTTGTAGGGATCATCAATAACAACTTTGCAGCTCAGGCAGGTTTGGATCAGGAAAAACAAGGAATTCTTGTTGAAGATAAAGACTCTCCTTATGTCAATGTAGTCGTTGCAAGGCAGGACAATAAAAACAGCCAGAAAGTAAAAAACTTTGTAAAAGCATATGAGTCTCCGGAAGTGGAAAAGAAAGCCAAAGAAATCTTCAAAGGAGGTGCTGTGAAAGGATGGGATTGATGAGTTTGAGGGTTTGAGAGTATTAGAGTTGTGAGAGTGTATTCAGAGTTTTGCTTTTCACCCGTTGCCTCCTTTACTTTTTTCGCCATTACCAATACAATATTTAATAATGAGCTGTCTGCAAATAAGCAGACAGTTTTTTATTCGCTAAAATTTTATTTTCTCAATTTGAGATAATAAAGAAATTTTCTTTATTTTTGTTTTCAATCAAAATGAAAGGCATTATGTTAAAGAAAACCGTCATTATAAGTTTATTCACCCTTATTTCTGCTTCTTATATGGCTCAGACCAATACTACCATACCCGTTTATTTAGATGAATCCAAACCTGTAGAACAGCGTATTCAGGATGCATTATCAAGAATGACACTGGAAGAAAAAGTAGCAATGCTTCATGCTCAGTCGAAATTCAGTTCACCGGGTGTTCCAAGATTGGGAATTCCTGAATTCTGGACCACAGATGGCCCTCACGGGGTACGCCCTGAAGTAATGTGGGACGAATGGGATCAGGCCGGATGGACGAACGATTCTATTATCGCCTACCCTGCTCTGACTGCTTTATCCGCAACCTGGAACAAAAAAATGTCATGGAACTATGGGAAAGCATTGGGAGAAGAAGCCCGTTACAGAAAAAAAGATATCCTTCTGGGACCTGGAGTGAATATTTACAGAACTCCACTGAACGGAAGAAACTTTGAATACATGGGTGAAGATCCTTATCTGACCTCAAAAATGGTGGTTCCTTATATTAAAGGGGTACAGTCTAATGGCGTGGCAACTTCTGTGAAACATTTTGCTTTGAACAATCAGGAAATGTTCCGCCATACCAGCAATGTAAATGTAGATGACAGAGCTCTTTATGAAATTTACCTGCCTGCTTTTAAAGCTGCGGTAACAGAAGGAGACTCATGGACGATTATGGGAGCTTATGACATGTACAAAGGCCAGTATGCAAGCCAGAATCAGTATCTTTTAAATGATATTTTAAAGAAAGAATGGAACTATAAAGGCGTAGTAGTATCCGACTGGGGCGCTGTAAACAATACTGAACAGGCCATCCATAACGGGCTTGACCTTGAATTCGGATCATGGACGAACGGACTTTCTGCAGGAACTAAAAATGCTTATGATAATTATTACTTAGCAAAGCCTTATCTTGATTTGATTAAAGCAGGAAAAGTAGGAACCAAAGAACTGGACGATAAAGTAACAAGATTGCTTCGTCTTGCTTATAAAACGACAATGAACCGTAATAAGCCTTTCGGGAATATTGCTTCTGAAGAGCATAAAGCTGTAGCCAAAGAAATTGGAGAAGAAGGAATCGTTTTATTAAAAAATCAGGGGAATGTTCTTCCTATTGATATTAATAAGGCTAAAAAAATAGCCGTTATCGGAGAGAATGCCATTAAAATAATGACCGTTGGTGGTGGTTCTTCATCATTAAAAGTAAAATATGAAACACTTCCTTTAGACGGAATTAAATCCAGATTTGGAAAACAGGCAGACGTACAGTATGCAAGAGGTTATGTAGGTGATATCGGAGGTGAATACAATGGTGTAAAATCCGGACAGGATTTAAAAGACACCCGTTCTGAAGCTGAATTACTGAATGAAGCTGTAGAATTAGCCAAAAAATCAGATTATGTAATTTTTGTGGGGGATTGAATAAAGCAGACTTCCAGGACAGTGAAGGAAACGACAGAAAAAGCTATGGGCTTCCATACAGTCAGGATCAGGTGATTACTGCTCTTGCAAAGGCAAATAAAAATCTTGCTGTAGTTTTAGTTTCCGGAAATGCGGTGGCAATGCCATGGATCAAAGAAGTTCCAACGGTTGTACAGGCTTGGTATCTGGGTTCTGAAGCCGGAAATTCTATTGCTGCAATTTTAGCCGGAGACGCCAATCCTTCAGGAAAACTTCCGTTTACATTTCCTGTAAAGCTTGACGACAACTCAGCACATCGGCTTGGAGAATATCCTGGGCAGAAAGATGAACTGGCAGCAGGGAAAGGTAAAGATCAGAAAAATCCTATCAATATTACATACAACGAAGGCATTTTTGTAGGTTACCGCTGGCATGATACCAAAAATATAAAGCCCCTTTTCAGTTTTGGGCACGGATTGAGCTATACCACTTTTGAATTCGGGAAAGCAAAAGCAGACCAG
The nucleotide sequence above comes from Chryseobacterium sp. 7. Encoded proteins:
- a CDS encoding methionine ABC transporter ATP-binding protein, with translation MIEIKNISKTFHQKKQSFKALDKVSLTIDKGDIVGIIGFSGAGKSTLIRTVNLLERPDEGQIIINGKDFTKLSSKQLADERKKIGMIFQHFNLLSSRTVFDNVALPLELDNTSKDEINRKVNELLKIVGLEDKANDYPKSLSGGQKQRVAIARALANNPHLLLCDEATSALDPATTQSILQLLRDINQRLGITILLITHEMEVIKAVCNHVAVIDKGKLLTKGTVSEIISDKENPIIRQFINSDIMTLPQEFINRLQKEPKDGLFPLVEIELNENISVEQILSALYNQYKIPYKLLKADVEYFGDSNFGKLLLQLQGEAEENQQAIYYFNQNKIQNTVKGYA
- a CDS encoding EamA family transporter gives rise to the protein MSNSKNKWLIPLAFTNIYVIWGITFLAISFGLKGFPPFILSGLRFLVAGILMIGYLLSKGEKANSLINWKKNAITGILILTGGTGLVAWGEQYVTASEAAISIATGPFWFIAIDKKNWKYYFSDKFIPIGLVIGFVGLVMFLKGSVNSNAHAMADGSLRITAFIVLGLSSIAWVLGSLYSKKNPASQSTFMNIAQQLIVAGLASFIIAFFRKEWTGFSVSAVPLSAWFGVLFLIFFGSIVAYLSYIWLLSVKPAALVSTHTYINPIVTVIAGWIIANQSINGGQLYGLFIILLGVLLTNVTKYFRLSKRSKVKIRRVKRFLNRTGRGYQPI
- the metI gene encoding methionine ABC transporter permease MetI, translated to MLSDTVIALLAKGTWETVYMTFLSGFFGFVLGLPVGIMLFLTRKDQLLENALYHRGLSILVNIFRAIPFIILIVWMIPFTRVLAGTSIGVNAALVPLSVGAAPFIARLVENSLIEVPHGLIETARALGASPLQIIRKVLLPEALPSLINNATITLITLVGYSAMGGAVGAGGLGQVGYQYGYIGYDIVIMNTVLILLVLLVFIIQFMGDRLSKRFDHR